In Candidatus Roseilinea sp., one DNA window encodes the following:
- a CDS encoding ABC transporter ATP-binding protein has product MNQHPVVSVRNLAIAYETARGLVPAVRDVSFDIHRGETLGLVGESGCGKSTVAYGLVNYLGRNGRITGGSILFQGQPLVGQTEEALRKLRGNQISMVYQDPMTSLNPVLRIGDQMTEVLIVHQKMRKDEARARCIEMLRRVYMPDPDKVMERYPHQISGGQQQRVVIAMALLNNPALLIMDEPTTALDVTVEAAVLDLIADLRRDFDTAILFISHNLGVIARVSNRVGVMYAGELVELAPVREIFANPRHPYTQGLMRCVPRLGSSKLDSVLYPIPGRVPPPNRLPPGCAFEPRCAYAREACHAERPSLRPLQGAPAPHLTRCLFSEEIDPRQWRPPDDFALPQPANDGASTAPILAVEGLKTHYRPASASLLGAFGLGRKDVVRAVDGVSFSLPKGKTLGIVGESGCGKSTLIKTIIGLEDMTDGKAEFIGFDLRRRANQRDLALIRELQMVFQNPDATMNPSYSVGQQIERPLRRFKVVPKDRIRDEVIRLLRAVKLDEHYYDRLPRQLSGGEKQRVGIARAFAARPDLVLCDEPVSALDVSVQAAVLNLLLEIQREHGTTMIFIAHDLSVVRFFCDYIAVMYLGQIVEIGPAEAIYAPPYHPYTESLLAAVPVPDPDATPTHIRLQGNVPSPANPPSGCRFHTRCPRRSLLPDGGRICETDEPPWRDAGRICETDEPPWRDAGEAHRIFCHIPLEQLRTVEGAGK; this is encoded by the coding sequence TTGAATCAGCACCCCGTCGTTTCCGTCAGAAACTTGGCCATCGCCTACGAGACGGCGCGCGGCCTGGTGCCGGCTGTGCGCGACGTGTCGTTCGACATCCACCGCGGCGAAACGCTCGGCCTGGTGGGCGAAAGCGGCTGTGGCAAGAGCACCGTGGCCTACGGCCTGGTCAACTACCTGGGGCGCAACGGCCGCATCACCGGCGGCAGCATCCTATTCCAGGGGCAACCGCTGGTCGGGCAGACCGAGGAGGCGCTGCGCAAGCTGCGCGGCAACCAGATCTCCATGGTCTATCAGGACCCGATGACCTCGCTCAACCCCGTCTTGCGCATCGGCGACCAGATGACCGAGGTGCTCATCGTGCATCAAAAGATGCGCAAAGACGAGGCGCGCGCGCGATGCATCGAGATGCTGCGCCGCGTTTACATGCCCGATCCCGACAAGGTGATGGAGCGCTACCCGCACCAGATCTCCGGCGGCCAGCAGCAGCGCGTGGTGATCGCCATGGCCCTGCTGAACAACCCGGCGCTGCTGATCATGGACGAGCCGACCACGGCGCTCGACGTGACGGTGGAGGCCGCGGTGCTCGATCTGATCGCCGACCTACGCCGCGACTTCGACACGGCCATTTTGTTCATCAGCCACAACCTAGGTGTGATCGCGCGCGTGAGCAACCGGGTGGGCGTGATGTATGCCGGCGAGCTGGTGGAGCTGGCGCCGGTGCGCGAGATCTTCGCCAACCCGCGCCACCCTTACACGCAAGGGCTGATGCGTTGCGTGCCGCGCTTGGGTTCGAGCAAGCTGGACAGCGTGCTGTATCCGATCCCCGGCCGCGTGCCGCCACCGAATCGCCTGCCGCCCGGCTGCGCGTTCGAGCCGCGCTGTGCGTATGCGCGCGAGGCGTGCCACGCCGAGCGCCCATCGCTGCGCCCGTTGCAGGGCGCGCCCGCGCCGCACCTCACCCGTTGTCTCTTCTCGGAGGAGATTGATCCGCGTCAGTGGCGGCCACCGGACGACTTCGCGCTGCCGCAGCCGGCCAACGACGGCGCCAGCACAGCGCCCATCCTCGCAGTGGAAGGACTGAAGACGCACTACCGGCCGGCTTCGGCCTCGTTGCTCGGCGCATTCGGGCTGGGGCGCAAGGATGTGGTGAGGGCAGTGGATGGCGTGAGCTTCAGCCTGCCCAAGGGCAAAACGCTCGGCATCGTCGGAGAGTCCGGCTGCGGCAAGAGCACGTTGATCAAGACCATCATCGGCCTGGAGGACATGACCGACGGCAAAGCCGAATTCATCGGCTTCGACCTGCGTCGCCGCGCCAACCAGCGCGACCTCGCGCTGATTCGCGAGTTGCAAATGGTCTTCCAGAATCCCGACGCGACCATGAATCCGAGCTACAGCGTCGGCCAGCAGATCGAGCGCCCGCTGCGACGCTTCAAGGTCGTGCCGAAGGATCGGATTCGCGATGAAGTGATTCGCCTGTTGCGCGCGGTCAAGTTGGATGAGCATTACTACGACCGGCTGCCGCGCCAGTTGAGCGGCGGCGAGAAGCAGCGCGTCGGCATCGCCCGTGCGTTCGCCGCCCGGCCCGACCTGGTGTTGTGCGACGAACCGGTCTCTGCGCTGGACGTGTCGGTGCAGGCCGCCGTGCTCAACCTGCTGCTGGAGATTCAGCGCGAGCACGGCACGACCATGATCTTCATCGCCCACGACCTGAGCGTGGTGCGCTTCTTCTGCGATTACATCGCGGTGATGTATCTCGGCCAGATCGTCGAGATCGGCCCTGCCGAGGCAATCTACGCGCCGCCCTATCATCCCTACACCGAGTCGTTGCTCGCTGCGGTGCCGGTGCCTGATCCGGACGCGACGCCGACGCACATCCGGCTGCAGGGCAATGTGCCCAGCCCGGCCAACCCGCCGAGCGGTTGCCGGTTTCACACACGCTGCCCACGGCGCAGCCTTTTGCCCGACGGCGGCCGGATTTGCGAGACGGACGAGCCACCCTGGCGCGACGCCGGCCGGATTTGCGAGACGGACGAGCCACCCTGGCGCGACGCCGGCGAAGCGCATCGCATCTTTTGTCACATCCCGCTCGAACAGTTGCGCACGGTGGAAGGCGCAGGGAAGTGA
- a CDS encoding TetR family transcriptional regulator, which produces MTPARARRERDKRNQRQAILDAAREIAASEGWGAVTTRRVAERIEYTHPTIYEHFESKSALLAELTREGYRLLLAELRAARAKAGAPLQAMHAMAQAYCTFAWTHRELYEVMHGLSGVSIEPEAYRKEGEAVIAEARAALEDWAKTEKVKLMNADDAVLVLWSTLHGIASLALNKQIVGGKKHAAALAARAVGDLLSAWRAAQCV; this is translated from the coding sequence ATGACGCCGGCGCGCGCTCGACGCGAACGCGACAAGCGCAATCAGCGCCAGGCCATCCTTGATGCTGCGCGCGAGATCGCTGCCAGCGAAGGTTGGGGCGCCGTCACCACCCGCCGCGTCGCCGAGCGCATCGAGTACACGCACCCCACCATCTACGAACACTTCGAGAGCAAAAGCGCGCTGCTGGCCGAGCTGACCCGCGAGGGCTACCGGCTGCTGCTGGCCGAACTGCGCGCCGCCCGCGCGAAGGCTGGTGCCCCCCTGCAAGCCATGCACGCCATGGCGCAGGCGTATTGCACTTTCGCCTGGACGCATCGTGAACTCTACGAAGTGATGCACGGCCTCAGCGGCGTCTCTATCGAACCCGAGGCGTATCGCAAAGAGGGCGAGGCTGTCATTGCCGAGGCGCGCGCCGCGCTCGAGGACTGGGCCAAGACCGAGAAGGTCAAGTTGATGAACGCCGATGACGCCGTGCTGGTCTTGTGGAGCACGCTGCACGGCATCGCGTCGCTGGCGTTGAACAAGCAGATCGTGGGCGGCAAGAAACACGCCGCCGCGTTGGCTGCCCGCGCCGTAGGCGATCTCCTGTCAGCGTGGCGCGCGGCGCAGTGTGTGTGA
- a CDS encoding acyl-CoA dehydrogenase, with product MKFKQPFAAKQGDADNGAAVAGGAPATFASKPVDKALDYFDFDSLLRPEEREVRDKVRAFVEAEVVPVINDYWEKDETPMFLLEKLAALNICGGAIQGYGCPGFSPLLTGLVQFELTRGDGSIGTLFGVTSGLGMMSIYLCGSEAQKQHWLPRLARMEAFCSFALTEPYIGSDASHIQTTAKKVGDTYVLNGAKRWIGGATFADVTVVWAQDDQTGQVGGFLVEKDTPGFYPTKMKGKLALRALPNADIKLENCVIPASNRLEKANSFRDTAAVLRATRLGVAWAAVGHAQAAYELALSYAKKRQQFGRPIAGFQLIQEKLVKMLAELEYMKITTAHLSRLSETPNKLTDGMASLAKMNNAAKARQIVAMAREILGGNGILLEHHVMRHFADMEAVYSYEGTNEINTLVVGREITGLQAFA from the coding sequence ATGAAATTCAAACAACCGTTTGCGGCAAAGCAGGGAGATGCGGACAACGGGGCGGCGGTCGCCGGCGGCGCGCCGGCGACGTTCGCGTCGAAACCCGTTGACAAGGCGCTCGACTATTTCGACTTCGACTCGCTCCTGCGTCCTGAAGAGCGCGAGGTGCGCGACAAGGTGCGCGCCTTCGTCGAGGCGGAGGTCGTGCCGGTGATCAACGACTACTGGGAGAAGGACGAGACGCCGATGTTCTTGCTGGAGAAGCTGGCTGCGCTGAACATCTGCGGGGGGGCGATCCAGGGCTACGGCTGCCCGGGCTTCTCGCCCTTGCTCACCGGCCTGGTGCAATTCGAGTTGACGCGCGGCGATGGTTCCATCGGAACCCTGTTCGGCGTGACCAGCGGGCTAGGCATGATGAGCATTTACCTGTGCGGCAGTGAGGCGCAGAAGCAGCACTGGTTGCCCCGGCTGGCGCGCATGGAAGCGTTTTGCTCGTTCGCCCTCACCGAGCCATACATCGGCAGCGACGCCTCGCACATTCAGACGACGGCGAAGAAGGTCGGCGACACCTACGTGCTGAACGGCGCCAAGCGCTGGATCGGCGGGGCGACTTTTGCCGATGTCACCGTAGTGTGGGCGCAGGACGACCAGACCGGCCAGGTGGGCGGCTTCCTGGTCGAGAAGGACACGCCGGGCTTCTATCCGACCAAGATGAAAGGCAAGCTGGCGCTGCGCGCGCTGCCCAACGCCGACATTAAGCTGGAGAACTGCGTCATCCCGGCCAGCAATCGCCTTGAGAAGGCCAACTCGTTCCGCGATACGGCCGCCGTCCTGCGCGCCACGCGCCTGGGCGTGGCGTGGGCAGCGGTAGGTCACGCACAGGCCGCGTATGAGCTGGCCTTGTCGTATGCGAAGAAGCGCCAGCAGTTCGGGCGCCCCATCGCCGGATTCCAGTTGATCCAGGAGAAGTTGGTGAAGATGCTGGCCGAGCTGGAATACATGAAGATCACCACGGCGCACCTCAGCCGGCTGAGCGAAACGCCGAACAAGCTCACCGACGGCATGGCCTCGCTGGCGAAGATGAACAACGCCGCCAAGGCGCGGCAGATCGTCGCCATGGCACGCGAGATCCTCGGCGGTAACGGCATCCTCCTGGAGCATCACGTCATGCGCCACTTCGCCGATATGGAAGCAGTTTACAGTTACGAAGGCACCAACGAGATCAACACGCTCGTCGTCGGGCGGGAGATCACGGGGCTGCAGGCATTTGCGTGA